The following are encoded together in the Pseudomonas sp. IB20 genome:
- a CDS encoding type III secretion effector protein produces the protein MRDSIILVAREIISRPLLNDSIIDGDGYITRDSLGAAASALRGNSSPGAFSQDPFHGLGNADVVQALQGYFKQLRDKPKDRTVFFETFEYVHIALLRTVMNDPDDTDSNGMPILEPSTGLPKKKYSEHCVYTAKNTIERPGLLRSLERANNMRLLGRPKHEGWLCNRSLERWLEQHEVHKAR, from the coding sequence GTGCGCGACAGCATCATTCTGGTGGCCAGGGAAATTATCAGTCGCCCGCTACTGAACGATTCGATCATTGATGGCGACGGGTACATCACCCGCGACAGCCTGGGCGCAGCCGCATCAGCCTTGCGCGGTAACAGCTCCCCCGGCGCCTTCAGCCAGGATCCTTTCCATGGCCTGGGCAATGCCGACGTGGTTCAGGCCCTGCAAGGCTACTTCAAGCAATTGAGGGATAAGCCCAAGGACCGCACGGTTTTTTTTGAAACCTTTGAGTACGTGCATATTGCACTGCTCAGAACCGTGATGAATGACCCCGACGACACTGACTCAAATGGCATGCCCATTTTGGAACCGTCCACTGGGCTACCCAAGAAAAAGTACAGCGAACACTGTGTGTACACGGCAAAAAACACCATTGAACGCCCAGGTTTATTGCGTTCGTTAGAGCGCGCCAACAACATGCGCTTGTTAGGTCGCCCCAAGCATGAGGGATGGCTTTGCAATCGAAGCCTGGAGCGCTGGCTGGAACAGCATGAGGTGCACAAGGCCAGGTAA
- a CDS encoding helix-turn-helix transcriptional regulator — MAAAEKIDRFLRLDEVLYTTGLGRNTVYRRIREGTFPKQVRIGPNSVAWRQSAIAEWMTSTAPSNDQSVH; from the coding sequence ATGGCAGCAGCAGAGAAAATTGATCGTTTCCTGCGCCTCGACGAGGTGCTTTACACCACAGGCCTGGGCCGCAATACGGTTTATCGGCGGATCAGGGAGGGCACATTCCCAAAACAGGTTAGAATAGGCCCCAATTCGGTCGCTTGGCGCCAGTCGGCAATCGCTGAATGGATGACCTCAACAGCGCCCAGCAACGACCAATCAGTACATTGA
- a CDS encoding PepSY domain-containing protein, which yields MVLALMAFCSSLAARDLNQDEALALRQQGVILPLEQLLQQAMARYPGSRLLEAELEKKHGQYAYEVELVTTEGVVREIKLDATTGVLLKDKEDD from the coding sequence ATGGTGCTGGCGCTCATGGCTTTTTGCTCAAGCCTGGCGGCCCGCGACCTCAACCAGGATGAAGCCTTGGCCTTGCGCCAGCAGGGGGTGATCCTGCCGCTGGAGCAACTGCTGCAACAGGCCATGGCGCGCTACCCGGGCTCCCGGCTGCTGGAGGCCGAGCTTGAGAAGAAGCACGGCCAATATGCCTATGAAGTGGAGCTGGTGACCACCGAGGGCGTGGTGCGCGAAATCAAGCTGGACGCAACGACCGGTGTACTGCTCAAAGATAAGGAAGACGACTGA
- a CDS encoding NUDIX hydrolase translates to METIWLAQAKRLQALASTGLHFCTDAFERERLEEIAEIAHSMLAQLADVPLERITGLVPDFAKRYSTPMIDVRGAVIEGERILLVRELTDGCWALPGGYADIGLSAAQNIVKEIREEAGLNVTARALYSVTHKAKGLYRPDVRDFYKLYFLCERVDQLAPMAGFETTDVGFFALDELPPLSRGRTIESDLQAAFAFHRGETTQTLFD, encoded by the coding sequence ATGGAAACTATCTGGCTGGCCCAGGCCAAGCGCCTGCAGGCATTGGCGTCCACGGGGCTGCATTTTTGCACCGACGCCTTTGAGCGCGAACGCCTTGAGGAAATCGCCGAGATTGCCCATAGCATGCTGGCGCAACTGGCGGATGTGCCGCTGGAACGTATCACCGGGCTGGTGCCGGATTTCGCCAAGCGCTATTCGACGCCCATGATCGATGTGCGCGGCGCGGTGATCGAGGGCGAGCGCATTCTGCTGGTGCGTGAGCTGACCGATGGCTGTTGGGCGCTGCCGGGTGGCTACGCCGATATTGGTTTGTCGGCGGCGCAAAACATCGTCAAGGAGATTCGCGAGGAAGCCGGGCTGAACGTTACTGCGCGGGCGCTGTACAGCGTCACGCACAAGGCCAAGGGTTTGTACCGCCCGGATGTGCGGGACTTCTACAAGTTGTACTTCCTGTGTGAACGCGTGGATCAGCTGGCACCGATGGCCGGATTCGAAACCACAGACGTGGGCTTTTTTGCTTTGGATGAGCTGCCGCCCCTGTCCCGTGGGCGCACCATCGAAAGTGATCTGCAGGCTGCGTTTGCGTTTCATCGCGGCGAGACCACCCAGACGCTGTTCGACTGA
- the codB gene encoding cytosine permease, with protein sequence MTQQEPGNDYPLSEVPMHARKGLASTAMVLLGFTFFTATMFAGGKLGVAFSFTDMLGVVALGNLLLGIYAAGLGYIAFKSGLNSVLMGRFCFGEVGSKLSDLILGFTQIGWYAWGTATAAVVLGKYFELSQGSVLGLMVLFGMVFCATAYVGYRGLEILSYIAVPAMGILLFVSMWVATVKVGGLDGLLAVVPTAELDLSTAITLVFGTFVSGATQATNWTRFSRSAKVAVLASLIGFFVGNGLMVLIGAYGAIVYQQPDVVEVLLVQGFAMAAMAMLLLNIWSTQDNTIYNFAVAGCNLLRTKRRKTVTLAGAVIGTLLALLGMYDMLVPYLILLGTVIPPIGGVIMADFFYRYRGQYPRLAETRLPAFNWPGLVAYAVGTVLAFHSPWVAPLVGIVAASLTYIVLTLVLRVRAPLADAPV encoded by the coding sequence ATGACGCAGCAAGAACCTGGCAACGATTACCCCCTCAGCGAAGTGCCGATGCATGCGCGCAAAGGCTTGGCGTCCACCGCCATGGTGCTGCTGGGGTTTACGTTTTTTACCGCGACCATGTTTGCCGGCGGCAAGCTGGGCGTAGCGTTCAGTTTCACCGACATGCTCGGCGTCGTGGCCTTGGGTAACCTACTGCTGGGCATCTACGCCGCTGGCCTGGGTTACATCGCCTTCAAGAGTGGCTTGAATTCGGTGTTGATGGGCCGCTTCTGCTTTGGCGAAGTGGGCAGCAAGCTCAGTGACTTGATCCTCGGCTTCACCCAGATCGGCTGGTACGCCTGGGGCACCGCCACCGCCGCGGTGGTGCTGGGCAAGTACTTCGAGCTGAGCCAAGGCAGCGTGCTGGGGTTGATGGTGCTGTTCGGCATGGTGTTCTGCGCCACCGCGTATGTGGGGTATCGCGGGCTGGAGATCCTGTCCTACATCGCAGTGCCGGCCATGGGCATTTTGCTGTTTGTGTCGATGTGGGTCGCCACCGTTAAAGTCGGCGGCCTGGATGGCCTGCTGGCGGTGGTGCCCACGGCTGAACTGGACTTGTCCACCGCGATCACCCTGGTGTTCGGCACCTTTGTCAGCGGCGCGACCCAGGCCACCAACTGGACGCGATTCTCCCGCTCGGCCAAGGTCGCGGTGCTGGCCAGCCTGATTGGATTTTTTGTCGGCAATGGCTTGATGGTGCTGATCGGGGCGTATGGCGCCATCGTCTATCAACAACCGGACGTGGTCGAAGTGTTGCTGGTGCAAGGCTTCGCCATGGCGGCAATGGCCATGTTGCTGCTCAATATCTGGAGCACCCAGGACAACACCATCTATAACTTCGCCGTCGCCGGCTGCAACCTGCTACGCACTAAACGCCGCAAGACCGTGACGCTCGCCGGTGCAGTGATCGGCACCCTGCTGGCGCTGCTCGGCATGTACGACATGCTGGTGCCCTACCTGATTCTGCTGGGCACGGTGATCCCGCCAATCGGCGGGGTGATCATGGCCGACTTCTTCTACCGCTATCGCGGCCAGTACCCGCGCCTGGCCGAGACACGCCTGCCCGCCTTCAATTGGCCTGGGCTGGTGGCCTATGCGGTGGGCACCGTGCTGGCGTTCCACTCGCCGTGGGTAGCGCCGTTGGTGGGGATTGTGGCTGCGTCGCTGACCTACATAGTGCTGACATTAGTACTGCGCGTACGTGCGCCGCTGGCTGACGCCCCGGTATGA
- a CDS encoding patatin-like phospholipase domain-containing protein — MTAIHIKFPALTLKAGKRAFTRIREQGLAPADVGILPGAAGGPKALGIQGLDLALFGDWLPRAPRERALIGASIGSWRFASACLPDPVQGLLDLGRLYNEQRFAKGVSMAEVSHSCQRMLDDLFAGRDARVLDNPDYRLNIMVVKSHGLLADDHRGRLGLGLSSVIADNLRGRARLSRHFERLIIHDPRQAPPVHPLKDFPSRFLALELGNLRQALLASGSIPMVMQGVRDLPGAGAGTYRDGGLLDYHLDLPYHGDDIVLYPHFTDRVIPGWFDKGLPWRRSNQQGLQDVLLLAPSKDYLARLPYGKLPDRSDFKRFMGDDPSRNKYWQAAMSESQRLGDEFLQLADNGGLGERLQPL, encoded by the coding sequence ATGACAGCCATCCACATCAAATTCCCCGCCTTGACGCTCAAGGCCGGCAAACGCGCCTTCACGCGCATTCGCGAACAAGGCCTGGCGCCTGCGGATGTCGGCATTCTTCCCGGCGCCGCCGGTGGCCCCAAGGCGCTGGGCATCCAGGGCCTTGACCTGGCGCTGTTCGGCGATTGGTTGCCGCGTGCGCCACGCGAACGTGCGCTGATCGGCGCCTCCATCGGCTCCTGGCGGTTTGCCAGCGCCTGCCTGCCCGACCCAGTGCAAGGCCTGCTCGACCTTGGCCGCTTGTACAACGAACAGCGTTTTGCCAAAGGCGTGAGCATGGCCGAGGTCAGTCATAGCTGCCAGCGCATGCTCGATGACCTGTTCGCCGGCCGCGATGCGCGGGTGCTGGACAACCCCGACTATCGCCTGAACATCATGGTGGTCAAAAGCCACGGCCTGCTCGCCGATGACCACCGTGGGCGGCTCGGCCTGGGCCTGTCGTCGGTGATTGCCGACAACCTGCGCGGTCGCGCGCGGCTGTCGCGGCATTTCGAGCGGCTGATCATCCACGACCCACGCCAGGCGCCACCGGTGCATCCGCTCAAGGATTTCCCTTCGCGTTTCCTCGCGCTGGAGCTGGGCAACCTGCGCCAGGCACTGCTGGCATCCGGCTCGATCCCGATGGTTATGCAAGGCGTGCGTGACCTGCCCGGCGCAGGCGCCGGCACCTACCGCGACGGTGGCCTGCTGGACTATCACCTCGACCTGCCCTACCACGGCGACGACATCGTGCTGTACCCGCACTTCACCGACCGGGTTATCCCCGGCTGGTTCGACAAAGGCCTGCCGTGGCGGCGCAGCAATCAACAGGGTCTGCAGGATGTGTTGCTGCTCGCGCCATCCAAGGACTACCTGGCGCGCCTGCCCTACGGCAAGTTGCCGGACCGCAGCGACTTCAAGCGTTTCATGGGCGATGACCCGAGCCGCAACAAGTACTGGCAGGCCGCGATGAGCGAGAGCCAACGCTTGGGCGATGAGTTCCTGCAATTGGCCGATAACGGCGGCCTGGGTGAGCGTTTGCAGCCACTTTGA
- a CDS encoding MFS transporter translates to MTAIPTPAPVVPGRLEQMSTRIAFFIAGFGIAAWAPLVPYAKARAQLNEGTLGLLLLCLGVGSIIAMPVAGALASRFGCRRVLTAGTIMICLALPMLATVSSIPLLMAGLFLFGAGLGTVDSTVNLQAVIVERASGKTMMSGFHGLFSLGGIVGAAGVSGLLGLGLSPLQATLVVIVIMAAALLKAGPHLLPYGSESSGPAFAVPHGVVLFIGCLCFIVFLAEGAVLDWSAVFLSAERGLDEAYAGLGYAAFALTMTAGRLTGDAIVRRLGATRVIVIGGALATAGMLLATLFPAWETALLGYALVGAGCSNIVPVLYTAVGKQTVMPEHIAVPAITTLGYAGILAGPAVIGFIAHGSSLSTAFVLIAMLLAGVAISGKILKV, encoded by the coding sequence ATGACTGCCATCCCCACCCCAGCGCCCGTGGTTCCCGGGCGGCTGGAGCAAATGTCGACCCGTATCGCTTTTTTCATCGCCGGCTTCGGTATCGCCGCTTGGGCACCGCTAGTGCCGTACGCCAAAGCGCGCGCGCAACTCAATGAGGGCACGCTTGGCCTGTTGCTGTTGTGCCTGGGGGTGGGGTCGATCATCGCGATGCCAGTGGCGGGTGCCTTGGCATCACGCTTTGGCTGCCGACGTGTGCTGACTGCCGGCACGATCATGATCTGCCTGGCACTGCCGATGCTCGCCACGGTCAGTTCGATCCCGCTGCTGATGGCAGGCTTGTTTCTGTTTGGTGCAGGCCTAGGCACCGTGGATTCGACGGTCAACCTGCAAGCGGTGATTGTGGAGCGTGCCAGCGGCAAAACCATGATGTCGGGCTTCCACGGTTTGTTCAGCCTGGGCGGCATCGTCGGCGCGGCAGGTGTTTCCGGGCTGCTGGGGTTGGGCCTGTCGCCGTTGCAGGCGACCCTGGTGGTGATTGTCATCATGGCGGCCGCGCTGCTCAAGGCCGGGCCACACCTGTTGCCCTACGGCAGTGAAAGCTCGGGCCCGGCATTTGCCGTGCCTCACGGCGTGGTGCTGTTTATCGGCTGCCTGTGCTTCATCGTGTTTCTGGCCGAAGGCGCCGTGCTGGATTGGAGCGCAGTATTCCTCAGCGCCGAGCGGGGTCTCGATGAGGCTTACGCCGGGCTTGGCTACGCGGCCTTTGCCTTGACCATGACCGCAGGCCGCCTGACCGGTGATGCGATTGTTCGACGCCTGGGCGCCACCCGGGTGATTGTAATTGGCGGCGCGCTGGCCACCGCCGGCATGTTACTCGCCACACTCTTCCCCGCTTGGGAAACCGCGCTACTGGGGTATGCCTTGGTAGGCGCCGGTTGTTCGAATATCGTGCCGGTGCTGTACACCGCGGTAGGTAAGCAAACAGTTATGCCGGAGCATATTGCGGTGCCGGCCATCACCACCCTGGGTTATGCCGGTATTCTCGCAGGCCCTGCGGTGATCGGCTTTATCGCCCACGGCAGCAGTTTGAGCACCGCCTTTGTACTGATTGCGATGTTGCTGGCTGGTGTGGCCATCAGCGGTAAAATTCTCAAAGTGTAA
- the queD gene encoding 6-carboxytetrahydropterin synthase QueD yields MEIFKEFTFESAHRLPHVPEGHKCGRLHGHSFKVAIHLSGDLDPHTGWIRDFSEIKAIFKPLYERLDHNYLNDIPGLENPTSEVLAKWIWTELKPLLPELSAIRIHETCTSGCIYRGE; encoded by the coding sequence GTGGAAATCTTCAAAGAGTTTACCTTCGAGTCCGCCCACCGCCTGCCCCACGTACCGGAAGGCCACAAATGCGGGCGCCTGCATGGGCATTCGTTCAAGGTGGCAATCCACCTGAGCGGCGACCTGGATCCCCATACCGGCTGGATTCGCGACTTCTCGGAGATCAAGGCGATTTTCAAGCCGCTCTATGAACGCCTCGACCACAACTACCTCAACGACATCCCAGGCCTGGAAAACCCGACCAGCGAAGTGCTGGCCAAGTGGATCTGGACTGAGCTGAAACCTCTGCTGCCGGAACTCAGCGCGATTCGCATCCATGAGACCTGCACCAGCGGTTGCATTTATCGCGGCGAGTAA
- the tssI gene encoding type VI secretion system tip protein TssI/VgrG, whose amino-acid sequence MVDAFVSSRFKLILPQVNNDFQVLAFKGSESLDQPYFIELQLVSENPSLDLEALLHQPAYLDVGETDAGLHGQVYAIGRDDPGARLTRYHLTLAPRLACLAHRRDQRIFQQRSVPQIIVAVLEHHGIFADAYAFELGPVVYPPRTFCVQYAESDLHFIQRLCEEEGIHYHFRHSPNNHLLVFGDDQTVFRRLPVQQYCAVGDLAAETRAIRRFDVRLETRSRQTVRRDHDFEHPSLRLQQKASAAALQTLEDYRCPADFTGHARGKQLARRGLERHLSDRHRALGKSDQPALSSGYFLELRDHPDPACNDLWLITSVRHEGYQPQVLEEAVLEADVFQGYRNRFTATPWRAAHRPPLKHPKPTISGSQTATVTGPEGEEVHCDAYGRVKVRFHWDRLDKTDDKSSCWVRVASGWAGDGFGAMLIPRVGMEVLVTFLDGDPDQPLINGCLPNALHMPAYPLPQHKTRSVLRSCSALGGGGANELHLEDRRGEELIYLRAQRDLEQQVGHDSRLEVAGERREIIRGASTVRLESEEHHHTTGNRNVVLQANDRLDVQGNSETRVGRTLVIEAGQQVYLKAGASLVIDAGAQLSLQAGGEHLMIQAGGVFSSRPITVGGAPPASVSANPFSAAGGPKFTAAQGAIMDTARQLGADYCPVCEQCREGRCDIPRRAA is encoded by the coding sequence ATGGTTGATGCGTTTGTTTCTTCACGTTTTAAATTGATACTTCCACAAGTGAACAACGACTTTCAGGTGTTGGCCTTCAAAGGCAGCGAGTCCCTGGACCAGCCTTATTTCATTGAGTTGCAATTAGTCAGCGAAAACCCTTCCCTGGACCTGGAGGCGCTGCTCCACCAGCCTGCCTATCTAGACGTTGGCGAAACGGATGCGGGCCTGCATGGGCAGGTCTACGCCATTGGCCGGGATGACCCCGGCGCCCGGCTGACCCGCTATCACCTCACCCTGGCACCCCGCCTGGCGTGCCTTGCCCATCGGCGTGACCAGCGTATCTTCCAGCAACGCAGCGTGCCGCAGATCATCGTCGCGGTACTCGAACACCATGGCATCTTTGCCGACGCCTATGCCTTCGAACTTGGCCCTGTGGTCTATCCGCCGCGCACGTTCTGTGTGCAATACGCGGAAAGCGACCTGCACTTTATCCAACGGCTGTGCGAAGAGGAGGGCATTCACTACCACTTTCGCCACAGCCCGAATAATCATTTGCTGGTGTTTGGTGATGATCAAACGGTGTTTCGACGCTTGCCTGTGCAGCAATACTGCGCGGTGGGCGACCTGGCGGCTGAAACAAGAGCGATCCGGCGTTTCGACGTGCGCCTGGAAACCCGCAGCCGCCAAACGGTGCGCCGCGATCATGACTTCGAACATCCGTCGTTGCGCCTGCAACAAAAGGCCAGTGCTGCAGCGTTGCAAACCCTTGAAGATTACCGTTGCCCCGCCGATTTTACCGGCCACGCACGTGGCAAGCAACTGGCACGTCGGGGGTTGGAACGCCATCTGAGCGATCGCCATCGTGCATTGGGTAAAAGTGATCAACCGGCGTTAAGCAGCGGCTACTTTCTAGAGCTGCGTGATCACCCGGACCCTGCCTGCAACGACCTGTGGTTGATCACGTCGGTGCGTCATGAGGGGTATCAACCGCAAGTGCTGGAGGAGGCCGTGCTTGAGGCTGACGTATTCCAAGGCTATCGCAATCGATTCACCGCTACGCCATGGCGTGCAGCGCATCGACCGCCCCTCAAACATCCCAAACCGACGATCAGCGGCAGCCAGACGGCCACGGTGACAGGGCCGGAAGGCGAGGAGGTGCATTGCGATGCCTACGGTCGGGTGAAGGTCCGTTTTCACTGGGACCGGCTGGACAAAACCGACGATAAAAGCAGTTGCTGGGTCCGAGTGGCTTCCGGCTGGGCAGGCGATGGCTTCGGCGCGATGCTGATCCCTCGGGTGGGCATGGAGGTGCTGGTGACCTTTCTGGACGGCGACCCCGACCAGCCCTTGATCAACGGCTGCCTGCCCAATGCGTTGCACATGCCAGCTTATCCTTTGCCACAACACAAGACGCGCAGCGTGTTGCGCAGTTGCAGCGCCCTGGGCGGCGGCGGGGCCAACGAGCTGCACCTTGAAGACCGTCGCGGCGAGGAGCTTATCTACCTGCGCGCCCAACGGGACCTGGAGCAGCAGGTGGGGCATGACAGCCGCCTGGAAGTGGCCGGAGAGCGCCGTGAAATCATTCGTGGGGCAAGCACGGTTCGCCTGGAAAGCGAAGAGCACCATCACACCACGGGTAATCGCAACGTGGTGCTCCAAGCGAATGATCGCCTGGATGTGCAAGGTAACAGTGAGACCCGTGTGGGGCGCACGCTGGTCATCGAAGCCGGGCAACAGGTTTATCTCAAGGCCGGTGCCAGCCTGGTCATCGATGCAGGCGCACAATTGAGTTTGCAGGCCGGGGGAGAGCACCTGATGATCCAGGCGGGTGGGGTGTTCAGCAGTCGGCCCATCACTGTCGGCGGCGCCCCGCCTGCAAGCGTGTCGGCGAACCCGTTTTCTGCAGCGGGTGGCCCGAAGTTTACAGCGGCGCAGGGCGCTATCATGGATACGGCCCGGCAGTTAGGTGCCGACTACTGCCCAGTGTGTGAGCAATGCCGTGAAGGTCGGTGTGACATCCCAAGGAGGGCTGCATGA
- a CDS encoding DUF4123 domain-containing protein — translation MERMPSLWMARQQQAGRRLCLILEGNNDAREPLLAARNVSQYCFLYGETAVAELATLGPVILLLEQVGEPALVQLLQQPQANWGWLGSLPDDDLAGVARHWRERMLVGPAGSQALYRFHDNRTVARALAHLPIERWPVFLGPLINVYYWHEGHWCEGENPAPGEYPTPVPAPWLNTPNPQADAILHANILRYLLTEHGEGLAALVEFQEPRIWLAQVLEQARGWQWRGPQQLEFLVVRRLEEATRSSVIQWQPLQEEAPGDHFERVSQQWRTLRSKHE, via the coding sequence ATGGAGCGCATGCCCAGCCTGTGGATGGCCCGACAGCAACAGGCGGGGCGCCGCCTTTGTTTGATCCTTGAGGGAAACAATGACGCCCGCGAGCCGTTGTTGGCGGCTCGTAATGTTTCGCAGTACTGCTTTCTCTACGGTGAAACGGCCGTGGCCGAGCTGGCAACTCTTGGCCCGGTGATCCTGCTGCTGGAGCAGGTAGGGGAACCCGCGCTGGTTCAATTGCTACAACAGCCGCAGGCGAATTGGGGCTGGCTGGGCAGCCTGCCCGATGATGACCTGGCCGGAGTGGCTCGACACTGGCGCGAGCGAATGTTGGTAGGGCCCGCAGGCAGCCAGGCGCTGTATCGCTTTCACGATAACCGTACCGTGGCCCGCGCTTTAGCCCACCTGCCGATCGAACGTTGGCCGGTGTTTCTCGGGCCACTGATCAACGTGTACTACTGGCATGAGGGCCACTGGTGCGAGGGCGAAAACCCTGCCCCCGGTGAGTACCCGACGCCTGTGCCCGCGCCCTGGCTGAACACGCCCAACCCCCAGGCCGACGCCATCCTGCACGCCAATATCCTGCGCTACCTGCTGACCGAGCACGGCGAGGGCTTGGCCGCCTTGGTCGAATTTCAGGAGCCCAGAATCTGGCTGGCCCAGGTGCTGGAACAAGCACGCGGCTGGCAATGGCGTGGGCCGCAGCAACTTGAATTCCTGGTGGTTCGCAGGTTGGAGGAGGCGACGCGAAGCAGTGTGATCCAGTGGCAGCCGCTGCAAGAGGAGGCGCCTGGCGATCATTTTGAGCGAGTGTCGCAGCAGTGGCGCACGTTGAGGAGTAAGCATGAGTAA
- a CDS encoding diaminopimelate epimerase, giving the protein MTLFYDARGNIYGVVSPAYLRNQGVDVPEHTGLAASTRKAWTPSAIAAECGWGALPHAADAKAHRCDGLLVGPFQAAPPFDVLIVNTDGSLAERSGNGLTIFAQALTDQGLMTQGCELRVHHDNVHTASPLATYVEPAVNEQVAGFWLALGQPAFGPSAVAACGIEPITMGHREFSHVAALAAINPQWAHSQFVRVGNPHCVTLVEHAGALPDNQSMHQSALFDPLQAIAFAPPVGRGQPCVAGVNLQWAARSSGNRVIARVFERGEGPTASSGTSASAVACAAWRAGWVEAGEVAVVMPGGTAPVRLQGQAEILLSVSLFGTAQRQT; this is encoded by the coding sequence ATGACCTTGTTCTACGACGCGCGGGGCAATATCTACGGCGTGGTCAGCCCGGCGTATCTGCGTAACCAAGGTGTTGACGTGCCCGAGCACACGGGCCTGGCCGCGAGTACTCGCAAGGCTTGGACACCGTCGGCTATCGCCGCCGAATGTGGGTGGGGCGCCTTGCCCCATGCGGCCGATGCCAAGGCACACCGCTGCGATGGTTTGTTGGTCGGGCCATTTCAGGCCGCGCCGCCGTTTGACGTGCTGATCGTCAATACGGATGGCTCACTCGCCGAACGCAGCGGCAACGGCTTGACCATTTTTGCCCAGGCGCTGACCGATCAAGGCTTGATGACTCAGGGCTGTGAATTGCGCGTCCATCACGACAACGTGCACACGGCGTCACCGCTTGCGACCTATGTGGAACCTGCGGTCAACGAACAGGTTGCGGGCTTCTGGCTGGCCCTGGGGCAGCCGGCGTTCGGGCCATCTGCAGTGGCGGCTTGCGGTATTGAGCCGATCACTATGGGGCATCGAGAATTCAGCCATGTCGCTGCGCTGGCTGCGATCAACCCGCAATGGGCGCACAGCCAGTTTGTCCGTGTCGGTAACCCCCACTGCGTGACGCTCGTGGAGCACGCAGGGGCATTACCTGACAATCAGTCGATGCATCAGAGCGCATTGTTTGACCCTTTGCAGGCGATTGCCTTTGCGCCACCGGTGGGGCGCGGCCAACCCTGTGTGGCTGGCGTCAACCTGCAATGGGCCGCAAGGTCTTCGGGCAATCGGGTGATTGCGCGAGTGTTTGAGCGGGGCGAGGGGCCAACTGCGTCCTCCGGGACCAGTGCCAGTGCTGTGGCATGCGCGGCATGGCGGGCCGGTTGGGTTGAGGCTGGAGAAGTGGCCGTGGTCATGCCAGGTGGCACTGCGCCGGTACGGTTGCAGGGTCAGGCTGAAATATTGCTGAGCGTCAGTTTGTTCGGGACTGCACAGCGGCAAACCTGA
- the codA gene encoding cytosine deaminase produces MHIINARLRNREGLHDLHLEHGRIASITPQTRVPALTAGDLDAAGNLVIPPFVEPHIHLDATLTAGEPRWNMSGTLFEGIECWGERKATITQEDTKTRAKKTIQALAAHGIQHVRTHVDVTDPDLTALKAMLDVREESSHLIDLQIVAFPQEGIESYRNGRELMEEAIRLGADVVGGIPHFEYTRDQGVSSVKFLMDLAERTGCLVDVHCDETDDPHSRFLEVLAEEARSRDMGARVTASHTTAMGSYDNAYCAKLFRLLGHSGISFVSCPTESIHLQGRFDSFPKRRGVTRVNELLEAGMNVCFGQDSIVDPWYPLGNGNILRVLEAGLHICHMLGYRNLQSALDLVTDNSAKAMALGERYGLEPGRPANLLILSADSDYEVIRSQGLPLYSIRNGKVLMKRQPAQVAFL; encoded by the coding sequence ATGCATATCATCAACGCCCGCCTGCGCAACCGTGAAGGCCTGCATGATCTGCACCTGGAACACGGCCGGATCGCCAGCATCACCCCACAAACGCGGGTGCCTGCTTTAACGGCCGGCGACTTGGACGCCGCCGGCAACCTGGTCATACCGCCTTTTGTTGAGCCGCATATTCACCTCGACGCCACCCTGACCGCCGGCGAGCCGCGCTGGAACATGAGCGGCACGCTGTTCGAGGGCATCGAGTGCTGGGGCGAGCGTAAAGCCACCATCACTCAAGAGGACACCAAGACCCGCGCCAAGAAAACCATCCAGGCCCTGGCCGCCCACGGCATCCAACATGTGCGCACCCACGTCGACGTCACCGACCCCGACCTCACAGCGCTCAAAGCCATGCTCGATGTGCGCGAAGAAAGCTCGCACCTGATCGACCTGCAAATCGTCGCGTTTCCCCAGGAAGGCATCGAGTCCTACCGCAATGGCCGCGAACTGATGGAAGAAGCCATCCGCCTGGGTGCCGACGTGGTAGGTGGCATTCCCCACTTTGAATACACCCGCGACCAAGGCGTGAGTTCCGTGAAGTTCCTCATGGACCTGGCCGAACGCACCGGCTGCCTGGTGGACGTGCACTGCGACGAAACCGATGACCCGCACTCGCGGTTTCTCGAAGTGCTCGCCGAAGAGGCCCGCAGCCGTGACATGGGCGCGCGCGTGACCGCCAGCCACACCACGGCCATGGGCTCTTACGACAATGCCTACTGCGCCAAACTGTTCCGCCTGTTGGGGCACTCGGGCATCAGCTTCGTCTCCTGCCCCACCGAAAGCATCCACCTGCAAGGGCGTTTCGACAGTTTCCCGAAACGCCGCGGCGTGACCCGCGTCAACGAACTGCTCGAAGCCGGCATGAACGTGTGCTTCGGCCAGGACTCCATTGTCGATCCCTGGTACCCCCTCGGTAACGGCAACATTCTGCGTGTGCTGGAGGCCGGTTTGCACATCTGCCACATGCTCGGCTACCGCAACCTGCAAAGCGCCCTGGACCTGGTCACCGACAACAGCGCCAAAGCCATGGCCCTGGGTGAGCGTTATGGCCTGGAACCTGGGCGCCCGGCCAACCTGTTGATCTTGTCGGCCGACAGCGACTACGAGGTGATCCGCAGCCAAGGCCTGCCGCTGTACTCGATCCGCAATGGCAAGGTGCTGATGAAACGGCAACCGGCGCAGGTGGCGTTTTTATAG